A stretch of the Ananas comosus cultivar F153 linkage group 14, ASM154086v1, whole genome shotgun sequence genome encodes the following:
- the LOC109720733 gene encoding glucose-1-phosphate adenylyltransferase small subunit, chloroplastic/amyloplastic-like, with translation MAINMRIAAPNTCVSTISASLSPSAGQKSCCHAASLSFSFHAAGEKLLPLRRRNLPRSDGTTSGLISASAVSDDYCSSNISLTSDVDSSVVGIILGGGAGTRLYPLTMKRAKPAVPFGANYRLIDIPVSNCLNSSISKIYVLTQFNSASLNRHVSRAYGSNTGMFTNKGFVEVLAAQRSRNTPTWFEGNADAVRQYMWLFQQHNVMDYLVLAGDHLYRMDYRGFITAHRKVDADITVAAVPTDEKRATAFGLMKMDDEGRVIEFAEKPEGEKLESMKVDTTILGLDDERAKEMPYIASMGIYVIRKRALKQLLLEKFRGANDFGGELIPGAINVGMRVQAYLFDGYWEDIGTIESFYNANLGLTKKPVPNFSFDDPSAPIYSQHRCLPPSKMVDVNVTDSIIGEGCIIKDCKIHHSVVGPRSCISKGVIIEDSIIMGADYYESEADKNILAKQSVSPIGIREFSVIKRAIIDKNAHIGCNVKIINKDNVQEAERETCGYYIKSGIVTVIKDALIGGGVII, from the exons GGGCAGAAGAGTTGCTGCCATGCTGCAAGCCTTTCTTTCTCCTTCCATGCTGCCGGAGAGAAGCTGCTGCCCCTCCGCCGTCGGAATTTGCCGCGGTCAGACGGCACCACATCTGGCCTCATCTCTGCAAGTGCAGTTTCTGATGACTACTGCAGCTCCAACATCAGCCTTACTTCTGATGTTGATAGT aGTGTTGTAGGAATCATCCTTGGTGGTGGAGCTGGGACTCGACTGTATCCCCTAACAATGAAGCGGGCAAAGCCGGCAGTCCCTTTTGGAGCCAACTACAGACTGATAGACATTCCTGTCAGCAACTGCCTGAACAGCAGCATATCGAAGATTTACGTCCTGACGCAGTTCAATTCCGCCTCGCTAAATCGTCACGTCTCGCGAGCTTACGGAAGTAACACGGGCATGTTCACCAACAAAGGGTTTGTGGAGGTTCTCGCGGCGCAACGAAGTCGAAACACGCCGACTTGGTTCGAG GGCAATGCTGATGCAGTAAGGCAATACATGTGGCTTTTCCAGCAGCACAATGTTATGGATTACCTTGTTCTTGCTGGGGATCACTTGTACCGAATGGACTACCGCGGCTTCATCACAGCACACAGAAAGGTGGATGCGGATATCACCGTCGCTGCTGTACCGACAGACGAGAAGCGTGCGACTGCTTTTGGCCTGATGAAGATGGATGATGAAGGACGCGTAATCGAGTTCGCGGAGAAACCTGAAGGAGAGAAGCTCGAATCCATGAAG GTTGACACCACCATATTAGGGCTTGATGATGAAAGAGCAAAAGAGATGCCTTATATTGCTAGTATGGGTATCTATGTGATTAGAAAAAGAGCACTGAAGCAACTGCTTCTTGAGAAGTTTCGTGGAGCCAATGATTTTGGAGGTGAACTGATTCCTGGTGCAATAAATGTTGGAATGAGG GTACAAGCTTACTTGTTTGATGGTTACTGGGAGGATATCGGCACCATTGAGTCGTTTTACAATGCCAATCTGGGATTGACTAAAAAGCCAGTACCCAATTTCAG CTTTGACGATCCTTCCGCTCCGATTTACTCCCAACATCGGTGTTTACCGCCCTCGAAGATGGTTGATGTGAATGTTACTGATAGTATTATTGGTGAGGGATGTATTATCAAA GATTGCAAGATTCATCATTCAGTGGTCGGGCCGCGTTCTTGCATCTCCAAAGGTGTGATAATCGAAGACTCGATAATCATGGGGGCGGATTACTATGAG AGTGAAGCCGATAAGAACATCCTAGCTAAACAAAGTGTTTCCCCAATCGGAATCAGAGAGTTTTCAGTCATCAAGAGGGCTATTATCGACAAGAACGCTCACATCGGATGCAACGTGAAG ATCATCAACAAGGATAATGTGCAAGAAGCGGAGAGGGAGACATGTGGGTACTACATCAAGAGTGGAATAGTGACTGTGATCAAGGATGCTTTGATCGGTGGCGGAGTTATCATCTAG